The following are encoded together in the Nocardioides okcheonensis genome:
- a CDS encoding ATP-binding protein: protein MDPIRNPYAPGAGQRPPELAGRDEQLAAFDVVLERVAKGRPERSLVLTGLRGVGKTVLLNALRGTAVRKGWGTGKLEARPGQGLRRPLSSALHQAVRELGRSDEESVDHVLGVLRSFAQRDAGAGAKLKDQWSPGIDVPAVRGRADSGDIEIDLVELFTDLGGLAAEVGKGVAVFIDEMQDLGPDDVSALCAACHELSQTGLPVIVVGAGLPHLPAVLSASKSYSERLFRYQRIDRLTREAADRALEAPAADEDAAYEPDALAAMYAATGGYPYFIQAYGKAVWDLAPRSPITAADVAVAAPEAESELAVGFFGSRYERATPGERDYLMAMADVAATQAAEGSEAAADVDGGAVLSADVAAALGKKPQSLSPARDSLLKKGLVYSGERGRIAFTVPHFGRYLRERG, encoded by the coding sequence ATGGACCCGATCCGCAACCCGTACGCCCCCGGCGCCGGCCAGCGCCCGCCGGAGCTGGCCGGTCGCGACGAGCAGCTCGCCGCCTTCGACGTGGTGCTCGAGCGGGTGGCCAAGGGGCGCCCCGAGCGGAGCCTGGTGCTCACCGGCCTGCGCGGCGTCGGCAAGACGGTGCTGCTCAACGCGCTGCGCGGCACCGCGGTCCGCAAGGGATGGGGCACCGGCAAGCTCGAGGCCCGCCCCGGGCAGGGGCTGCGCCGGCCGCTGAGCAGCGCGCTGCACCAGGCCGTGCGCGAGCTGGGTCGCTCGGACGAGGAGTCGGTCGACCACGTCCTCGGGGTGCTGCGGTCGTTCGCCCAGCGCGACGCGGGAGCGGGCGCGAAGCTCAAGGACCAGTGGAGCCCCGGGATCGACGTACCGGCGGTGCGCGGACGCGCCGACTCCGGCGACATCGAGATCGACCTCGTCGAGCTGTTCACCGACCTCGGCGGGCTCGCCGCCGAGGTCGGCAAGGGCGTCGCGGTCTTCATCGACGAGATGCAGGACCTCGGCCCCGACGACGTGTCCGCGCTCTGCGCGGCGTGCCACGAGCTCAGCCAGACCGGGCTGCCCGTCATCGTCGTCGGCGCCGGGCTGCCCCACCTGCCCGCCGTGCTCAGCGCCAGCAAGTCCTACAGCGAGCGGCTCTTCCGCTACCAGCGCATCGACCGGCTCACCCGCGAGGCCGCCGACCGCGCGCTGGAGGCGCCGGCCGCCGACGAGGACGCCGCCTACGAGCCCGACGCGCTGGCCGCGATGTACGCCGCCACCGGCGGCTACCCGTACTTCATCCAGGCCTACGGCAAGGCCGTGTGGGACCTCGCGCCCCGCTCGCCGATCACCGCGGCCGACGTCGCGGTCGCCGCGCCCGAGGCCGAGTCGGAGCTCGCGGTCGGCTTCTTCGGCTCGCGCTACGAGCGCGCCACGCCGGGGGAGCGCGACTACCTGATGGCGATGGCCGACGTCGCCGCCACCCAGGCGGCCGAGGGGTCCGAGGCCGCCGCCGACGTCGACGGCGGCGCGGTGCTCAGCGCCGACGTCGCCGCGGCCCTCGGCAAGAAGCCGCAGTCGCTCTCGCCCGCCCGCGACTCGCTGCTGAAGAAGGGCCTGGTCTACTCCGGCGAGCGCGGCCGGATCGCCTTCACCGTCCCCCACTTCGGCCGCTACCTGCGCGAGCGCGGCTAG
- a CDS encoding Fpg/Nei family DNA glycosylase, translated as MPELPEVEALAQDLRGRLVGRAISRVDLAAFSALKTFDPPLQALHGTLVDDVTRHGKFLDVDASGVHLVVHLARAGWIRWRDAVPATPARPGGKNPLAARVVIDDPDLDAQPGLDITEAGTKKGLAIYVVRDPQEVEGIARLGPDPLSDDFTPEVLRAILDREGRKQIKGVMRMQSIIAGIGNAYSDEILHAARMSPFKPANSLEDDDLATLHDAIRTTLGDAVARSSGLAASELKGEKKSNLAVHGRTGQACPVCGDVVREVSFADSSLQYCATCQTGGKPLADRRMSRLLK; from the coding sequence GTGCCCGAGCTGCCCGAGGTCGAAGCCCTCGCCCAGGACCTGCGCGGCCGCCTCGTCGGCCGCGCGATCAGCCGCGTCGACCTGGCCGCGTTCAGCGCGCTCAAGACCTTCGACCCGCCGTTGCAGGCGCTGCACGGCACGCTGGTCGACGACGTCACCCGCCACGGCAAGTTCCTCGACGTCGACGCCAGCGGCGTCCACCTCGTCGTCCACCTCGCCCGGGCCGGGTGGATCCGCTGGCGCGACGCGGTGCCGGCGACCCCGGCCCGCCCGGGCGGGAAGAACCCGCTGGCCGCGCGGGTCGTGATCGACGACCCCGACCTCGACGCCCAGCCCGGCCTCGACATCACCGAGGCCGGCACCAAGAAGGGCCTCGCGATCTACGTCGTCCGCGACCCGCAGGAGGTCGAGGGCATCGCCCGGCTCGGCCCCGACCCGCTCTCCGACGACTTCACCCCGGAGGTGCTGCGCGCGATCCTCGACCGGGAGGGGCGCAAGCAGATCAAGGGCGTGATGCGGATGCAGTCGATCATCGCGGGCATCGGCAACGCCTACTCCGACGAGATCCTGCACGCCGCGCGGATGTCGCCGTTCAAGCCGGCCAACAGCCTCGAGGACGACGACCTAGCCACGCTCCACGACGCGATCCGCACCACCCTGGGCGACGCGGTGGCCCGCTCGAGCGGCCTGGCCGCGAGCGAGCTCAAGGGCGAGAAGAAGAGCAACCTCGCGGTGCACGGACGCACCGGTCAGGCGTGCCCGGTCTGCGGCGACGTGGTGCGCGAGGTGTCGTTCGCCGACTCGAGCCTGCAGTACTGCGCGACCTGCCAGACGGGCGGGAAGCCGCTGGCCGACCGACGGATGTCGCGGCTGCTGAAGTAG
- a CDS encoding EcsC family protein, with translation MGLKQTVGRQLAPRIQELTPGLSTGFVREALNRAIDGIGPLAPAAEAADKQLREQRGDVERAIHEVIENNVRIAGAQGFATNVGGLVTATLAIPANVTGLAIIQCRMAAGIAHLRGHDLTDPRVRNAVLALLLGEETVTEMVKAKKLPATPMALATAPVHDPSLDGTIASVVASDIFTRVVGKRLATTVGRRVPVVGGVVGAGADGFATWKVGRYADRELLVRRRT, from the coding sequence ATGGGCCTGAAGCAGACGGTGGGGCGCCAGCTCGCGCCGAGGATCCAGGAGCTCACGCCCGGTCTCAGCACCGGGTTCGTCCGTGAGGCGCTGAACCGCGCGATCGACGGCATCGGTCCGCTCGCCCCCGCCGCCGAGGCTGCCGACAAGCAGCTGCGCGAGCAGCGCGGGGACGTCGAGCGCGCGATCCACGAGGTCATCGAGAACAACGTCCGGATCGCCGGCGCCCAGGGCTTCGCGACCAACGTCGGCGGCCTCGTCACCGCGACGCTCGCGATCCCGGCCAACGTCACCGGGCTGGCGATCATCCAGTGCCGGATGGCCGCCGGCATCGCCCACCTGCGTGGGCACGACCTCACCGACCCGCGGGTGCGCAACGCGGTCCTCGCGCTGCTGCTCGGTGAGGAGACCGTCACCGAGATGGTGAAGGCCAAGAAGCTGCCCGCGACCCCGATGGCGCTGGCCACCGCGCCGGTCCACGACCCGTCGCTCGACGGCACGATCGCCTCGGTGGTGGCCTCCGACATCTTCACCCGCGTGGTCGGCAAGCGGCTCGCCACGACCGTCGGGCGCCGGGTGCCGGTCGTCGGCGGCGTGGTCGGCGCGGGCGCCGACGGGTTCGCCACCTGGAAGGTCGGGCGCTACGCCGACCGCGAGCTGCTCGTGCGCCGTCGCACCTGA
- a CDS encoding ATP-binding protein, producing MNTVLIANRGEIALRVMRTAHRLGWRTVAIHTDLDARAPHVRAADVAVRVGSYLDVDEVVAAARESGAGFVHPGYGFLSERAPFARALAEAGVTLVGPSADVMDAMGRKDAAREVAVAAGVPVVPSYALADDPASLAYPVLVKAAAGGGGKGMRVVRRAAELPEARAAAAREAASSFGDDTLLIEKYVESGRHIEVQVLGDTHGTVLHFFERDCSTQRRHQKVLEEAPAPTISEQQRAAITSAAVALAEQCGYVGAGTVEFLLDNATGEFYFLEMNTRLQVEHPVTEEVTRVRGERVDLVELQLRVATGEPLRIAQDDVTLEGHAIEARVYAEDSFHGFLPQAGRTSIVRWPHSLVEEGAQRLSRDPLVRVDHALEPGQEVSTSYDPMLGKVIAWGADREAARHALVGALEETAVLGITTNTGFLRVLAESDEFRDCAIDTAWLDRHEVPEPDPGPARVLGAWTEVLLDTAGRSSGPWRADGWRMGADPAPDPVVLGDTLVVVDRHRGRVDDHVVEMVSAEDHTVHLVVDGVPEHAVLDVQRDFVEVSHRGQRWVWERPDPFGDHAAAAGDGTLLAPMPGTVLAVDVAEGQTVAEGETLGVMEAMKMELALKAPFAGTVTTVGAAAGDLVKLGAALFVVEPSDG from the coding sequence ATGAACACCGTCTTGATCGCCAACCGCGGCGAGATCGCCCTCCGGGTCATGCGCACCGCGCACCGCCTGGGCTGGCGCACCGTCGCGATCCACACCGACCTCGACGCCCGGGCGCCGCACGTGCGCGCCGCGGACGTCGCGGTGCGGGTCGGCTCCTACCTCGACGTCGACGAGGTGGTGGCCGCGGCCCGCGAGTCGGGCGCCGGCTTCGTGCACCCCGGCTACGGCTTCCTCTCCGAGCGCGCGCCGTTCGCCCGCGCGCTGGCCGAGGCCGGCGTCACGCTGGTCGGCCCGTCAGCCGACGTGATGGACGCGATGGGCCGCAAGGACGCCGCCCGCGAGGTCGCGGTGGCCGCCGGCGTGCCGGTCGTGCCGTCGTACGCCCTGGCCGACGACCCCGCGTCGCTCGCCTACCCGGTGCTGGTCAAGGCCGCCGCCGGCGGTGGCGGCAAGGGGATGCGGGTGGTGCGCCGCGCCGCCGAGCTGCCCGAGGCGCGCGCCGCCGCGGCCCGGGAGGCCGCGAGCTCGTTCGGCGACGACACCCTGCTCATCGAGAAGTACGTCGAGTCCGGCCGGCACATCGAGGTCCAGGTCCTCGGCGACACCCACGGCACCGTGCTCCACTTCTTCGAGCGCGACTGCTCCACGCAGCGCCGTCACCAGAAGGTGCTGGAGGAGGCCCCCGCGCCGACGATCAGCGAGCAGCAGCGCGCCGCGATCACCTCGGCGGCCGTCGCGCTGGCCGAGCAGTGCGGCTACGTCGGCGCCGGCACGGTCGAGTTCCTCCTCGACAACGCGACCGGCGAGTTCTACTTCCTGGAGATGAACACCCGCCTCCAGGTCGAGCACCCGGTCACCGAGGAGGTCACCCGGGTCCGCGGCGAGCGGGTCGACCTCGTCGAGCTGCAGCTGCGCGTCGCGACCGGCGAGCCGCTCCGCATCGCCCAGGACGACGTCACCCTCGAGGGCCACGCGATCGAGGCCCGGGTCTATGCCGAGGACTCCTTCCACGGCTTCCTCCCGCAGGCCGGCCGGACCTCGATCGTCCGGTGGCCACACTCGCTGGTCGAGGAAGGTGCGCAGCGCCTGTCTCGAGACCCGCTCGTCCGCGTCGACCACGCGCTGGAGCCGGGCCAGGAGGTCTCCACCTCCTACGACCCGATGCTCGGCAAGGTGATCGCGTGGGGCGCCGACCGCGAGGCGGCCCGCCACGCGCTGGTCGGTGCGCTGGAGGAGACGGCGGTCCTCGGCATCACCACCAACACCGGCTTCCTGCGGGTGCTGGCGGAGTCCGACGAGTTCCGCGACTGCGCCATCGACACCGCGTGGCTCGACCGCCACGAGGTCCCCGAGCCCGACCCCGGGCCGGCCCGCGTGCTCGGCGCGTGGACCGAGGTGCTCCTCGACACCGCCGGCCGCTCGTCGGGCCCGTGGCGGGCCGACGGCTGGCGGATGGGTGCCGACCCCGCGCCCGACCCCGTCGTCCTCGGCGACACCCTCGTCGTGGTCGACCGTCACCGGGGCCGGGTCGACGACCACGTCGTCGAGATGGTCTCGGCCGAGGACCACACCGTCCACCTCGTCGTCGACGGCGTCCCGGAGCACGCGGTGCTCGACGTGCAGCGGGACTTCGTCGAGGTCTCGCACCGCGGCCAGCGCTGGGTCTGGGAGCGCCCCGACCCGTTCGGCGACCACGCTGCGGCGGCCGGCGACGGCACGCTGCTCGCGCCGATGCCCGGGACCGTCCTCGCGGTCGACGTCGCCGAGGGCCAGACCGTCGCCGAGGGCGAGACGCTGGGCGTCATGGAGGCGATGAAGATGGAGCTCGCGCTCAAGGCGCCCTTCGCCGGCACGGTCACCACGGTCGGCGCGGCGGCCGGCGACCTCGTCAAGCTCGGTGCCGCGCTGTTCGTCGTGGAGCCGTCCGATGGGTGA
- a CDS encoding GNAT family N-acetyltransferase, producing the protein MHPSPWPVRVHDLLLRDPVEADTEALLAFRNDPDVNRFMVHTHVDPDDLRRDLRGLADSATDHTCVVERDGGVVAIGFLEVVDGPGQPGAPTGTDGLIGYVVDPRHARQGIGRATAHELLRACFERLGLRRVSAAAYADNPASVRILEAVGMRRERLSRQALWHAELGWIDEVGYAVLAEEWAARPA; encoded by the coding sequence ATGCACCCGAGCCCCTGGCCCGTCCGCGTCCACGACCTGCTCCTGCGTGACCCCGTCGAGGCCGACACCGAGGCCCTGCTCGCCTTCCGCAACGACCCCGACGTCAACCGGTTCATGGTCCACACCCACGTCGACCCCGACGACCTGCGCCGCGACCTGCGCGGCCTGGCGGACAGCGCGACCGACCACACCTGCGTCGTCGAGCGCGACGGCGGCGTGGTCGCCATCGGCTTCCTCGAGGTGGTCGACGGGCCGGGGCAGCCCGGCGCCCCGACCGGGACCGACGGCCTGATCGGCTACGTCGTCGACCCGCGGCACGCGCGGCAGGGGATCGGCCGGGCGACGGCGCACGAGCTGCTCCGCGCCTGCTTCGAGCGGCTCGGGCTGCGCCGGGTCAGCGCGGCGGCGTACGCCGACAACCCGGCGTCGGTGCGCATCCTCGAGGCCGTCGGGATGCGGCGCGAGCGGCTGTCACGCCAGGCTCTGTGGCACGCCGAGCTCGGCTGGATCGACGAGGTCGGCTACGCCGTGCTCGCCGAGGAGTGGGCGGCGCGGCCGGCCTGA
- a CDS encoding carboxyl transferase domain-containing protein: MPDPQNPPSMRELVDDLRSRLARVREGGSASARRKHTDRGKLLVRDRVDRLLDPGSPFLELAPLAAYGMYGSGEGDDHAVPSAGVVAGIGLVSGRECVVVANDATVKGGTYYPMTVKKHLRAQAVAAENGLPCIYLVDSGGAFLPMQDEVFPDREHFGRIFFNQATMSARGIPQIASVMGSCTAGGAYVPAMSDETVIVRNQGTIFLGGPPLVKAATGEVVTAEDLGGGDVHARTSGVVDHLAEDDAHALAIVRSIVDTLPPATPARTPAADVEEPHEAPETIYDVVPTDTRTPYDVREVVRRVVDGSRFHEFKKLYGDTLVCGFARIHGYEVGIVANNGILFSESALKGAHFIELCNQRGIPLVFLQNITGFMVGREYENKGIARDGAKLVTAVACSVVPKFTVVIGGSFGAGNYGMCGRAYDPRFLWMWPNARISVMGGEQAAGVLATVRRDGIEARGEEWSAEAEEGFKAPIREQYETQGSPYYASARLWDDGIIDPADTRRVLGMALGATSYTPIPEPKYGIFRM; encoded by the coding sequence GTGCCCGACCCCCAGAACCCACCGTCCATGCGCGAGCTCGTCGACGACCTGCGTTCCCGGTTGGCCCGGGTGCGCGAGGGCGGGTCGGCGAGCGCGCGCCGCAAGCACACCGACCGCGGCAAGCTGCTGGTGCGCGACCGGGTCGACCGGCTGCTCGACCCCGGCAGCCCGTTCCTCGAGCTCGCGCCGCTCGCGGCGTACGGGATGTACGGCTCCGGCGAGGGCGACGACCACGCCGTCCCGTCCGCCGGCGTCGTGGCCGGCATCGGCCTGGTGTCGGGGCGCGAGTGCGTGGTCGTGGCCAACGACGCGACCGTCAAGGGCGGCACCTACTACCCGATGACGGTCAAGAAGCACCTGCGCGCCCAGGCGGTCGCCGCCGAGAACGGCCTGCCCTGCATCTACCTCGTCGACTCGGGCGGTGCGTTCCTGCCGATGCAGGACGAGGTGTTCCCCGACCGCGAGCACTTCGGCCGGATCTTCTTCAACCAGGCGACCATGTCGGCCAGGGGCATCCCGCAGATCGCCAGCGTGATGGGCTCCTGCACCGCCGGCGGGGCCTACGTCCCGGCGATGTCTGACGAGACGGTCATCGTGCGCAACCAGGGCACCATCTTCCTCGGCGGCCCGCCGCTGGTGAAGGCCGCGACCGGTGAGGTCGTCACGGCCGAGGACCTCGGCGGCGGCGACGTGCACGCCCGCACGTCGGGCGTCGTCGACCACCTCGCGGAGGACGACGCGCACGCGCTCGCGATCGTCCGCTCGATCGTCGACACCCTGCCGCCCGCGACCCCCGCACGCACCCCCGCCGCCGACGTCGAGGAGCCGCACGAGGCGCCCGAGACGATCTACGACGTGGTGCCCACGGACACCCGTACGCCCTACGACGTGCGCGAGGTGGTCCGCCGCGTGGTCGACGGCAGCCGGTTCCACGAGTTCAAGAAGCTCTACGGCGACACCCTGGTCTGCGGCTTCGCGCGGATCCACGGCTACGAGGTCGGGATCGTCGCCAACAACGGCATCCTGTTCAGCGAGTCGGCCCTCAAGGGCGCCCACTTCATCGAGCTGTGCAACCAGCGCGGCATCCCGCTGGTGTTCCTGCAGAACATCACCGGCTTCATGGTCGGGCGCGAGTACGAGAACAAGGGCATCGCCCGCGACGGCGCCAAGCTCGTCACTGCGGTCGCCTGCTCGGTGGTCCCGAAGTTCACCGTCGTCATCGGCGGCTCGTTCGGCGCCGGCAACTACGGCATGTGCGGTCGGGCCTACGACCCGCGCTTCCTGTGGATGTGGCCCAACGCCCGCATCTCGGTGATGGGCGGCGAGCAGGCCGCCGGCGTGCTGGCGACCGTGCGCCGCGACGGGATCGAGGCGCGCGGCGAGGAGTGGTCGGCCGAGGCCGAGGAGGGCTTCAAGGCCCCGATCCGCGAGCAGTACGAGACGCAGGGGTCGCCCTACTACGCCAGCGCCCGGCTCTGGGACGACGGCATCATCGACCCCGCCGACACCCGTCGCGTGCTCGGCATGGCGCTCGGCGCGACGTCGTACACCCCGATCCCCGAGCCGAAGTACGGGATCTTTCGTATGTGA
- a CDS encoding sensor histidine kinase — MSRLLAGWDGLDPALRWLLRINLVALTTATTLLAAAYFLGFKHTAVEIDLGVMATSIVIMLVTPPLCRRYGATAAIVGLTLSSLIFAIGGTWATPNLSPLTALLTMVPLLVGFPYLSRRWIRALMVVAVIGSASVAALGEWRRVDNLNDSWWVNAVVVAASLPAGVVIVVYLVRDAYVRLRDQADELADSRTRIVAVADAARRSLERDLHDGAQQRLLAISVTVERARKELLAGRHDGAARLLDQVAVDNREVLVELRELARGIYPPLLAERGLVAALQATARRAAVPVTLDVADVERHTQQVEAAAYFCILEAMTNAAKHAGAGELLVVLRGRPHLTFRVTDNGRGFDPARVTRGGLEGMAARMEAAGGTLVLDAAPGRGTTVVGEFPVLDAVG; from the coding sequence ATGAGCCGGCTGCTCGCGGGCTGGGACGGCCTCGACCCCGCGCTGCGCTGGCTGCTGCGGATCAACCTGGTCGCGCTGACGACCGCCACGACCCTGCTCGCGGCGGCGTACTTCCTGGGCTTCAAGCACACGGCCGTGGAGATCGACCTCGGCGTCATGGCCACCTCGATCGTGATCATGCTGGTCACCCCGCCGCTGTGCCGGCGCTACGGCGCGACCGCCGCGATCGTCGGCCTCACCCTGTCGTCGCTGATCTTCGCGATCGGCGGCACGTGGGCGACGCCCAACCTCAGCCCGCTGACCGCGCTGCTGACGATGGTGCCGCTGCTGGTCGGCTTCCCGTACCTGTCCCGGCGGTGGATCCGCGCGCTGATGGTGGTGGCCGTGATCGGCAGCGCCTCGGTCGCGGCGCTGGGGGAGTGGCGGCGCGTGGACAACCTCAACGACTCCTGGTGGGTCAACGCGGTGGTGGTCGCCGCGTCGCTGCCGGCCGGCGTGGTGATCGTGGTCTACCTGGTGCGCGACGCCTACGTCCGGCTGCGCGACCAGGCCGACGAGCTCGCCGACTCCCGCACCCGCATCGTCGCGGTCGCCGACGCCGCGCGCCGCAGCCTCGAGCGCGACCTGCACGACGGCGCGCAGCAGCGGCTGCTCGCGATCAGCGTGACCGTCGAGCGCGCCCGCAAGGAGCTCCTCGCCGGACGCCACGACGGCGCCGCCCGGCTGCTCGACCAGGTGGCCGTCGACAACCGGGAGGTGCTGGTCGAGCTGCGCGAGCTGGCGCGCGGGATCTACCCGCCGCTGCTCGCCGAGCGCGGCCTGGTGGCGGCCCTGCAGGCGACCGCCCGGCGCGCCGCCGTCCCGGTGACGCTCGACGTCGCCGACGTCGAGCGGCACACCCAGCAGGTCGAGGCGGCGGCCTACTTCTGCATCCTCGAGGCGATGACCAACGCCGCCAAGCACGCGGGTGCCGGCGAGCTGCTCGTGGTCCTGCGCGGCCGGCCGCACCTGACCTTCCGCGTCACCGACAACGGGCGCGGCTTCGACCCGGCGCGCGTCACCCGCGGCGGGCTCGAGGGGATGGCGGCGCGGATGGAGGCCGCCGGCGGCACGCTGGTCCTCGACGCGGCGCCGGGACGCGGCACGACGGTGGTGGGCGAGTTCCCCGTACTGGACGCTGTGGGTTAA
- a CDS encoding hydroxymethylglutaryl-CoA lyase, which yields MGDRTPGLPMTVRADGLPSAVTIYEVGPRDGLQNEQAIVPVAVKAEFVRRLVAAGLPVVEATSFVHPRWVPQLADAAELMAELGEAGRHLPVLVPNERGLDRALELGLEHVAIFGSATETFAAKNLNRTFDEQFAMFEPTVARAREAGMDVRAYVSMCFGDPWEGAVPLAQVVAAGTRLLDLGASQLSLGDTIGVATAGHVKALVAAFADAGVGVDRLAMHFHDTYGQALANTHSALEAGITTFDASAGGLGGCPYAKSATGNLATEDLVWMLTGLGIEHGVDLDAVVATSVWMAGELGRPSPSAVVRALGSA from the coding sequence ATGGGTGACCGCACGCCGGGGCTGCCGATGACCGTCCGCGCCGACGGGCTGCCGTCGGCGGTCACGATCTACGAGGTCGGCCCCCGCGACGGCCTGCAGAACGAGCAGGCGATCGTCCCGGTCGCCGTGAAGGCGGAGTTCGTCCGCCGCCTGGTGGCGGCCGGGCTCCCGGTCGTCGAGGCGACGTCGTTCGTCCACCCCCGCTGGGTGCCCCAGCTGGCCGACGCCGCCGAGCTGATGGCCGAGCTCGGCGAGGCCGGACGCCACCTGCCGGTGCTGGTGCCCAACGAGCGTGGCCTCGACCGGGCGCTCGAGCTCGGCCTCGAGCACGTCGCGATCTTCGGCAGCGCGACCGAGACCTTCGCCGCGAAGAACCTCAACCGCACCTTCGACGAGCAGTTCGCGATGTTCGAGCCCACCGTCGCCCGCGCCCGCGAGGCCGGGATGGACGTCCGGGCGTACGTCTCCATGTGCTTCGGCGACCCGTGGGAGGGTGCGGTGCCGCTCGCGCAGGTCGTCGCCGCCGGCACCCGGCTGCTCGACCTCGGCGCCTCCCAGCTCAGCCTGGGCGACACCATCGGGGTCGCGACCGCCGGCCACGTGAAGGCGCTCGTCGCGGCGTTCGCCGACGCCGGCGTCGGCGTCGACCGGCTCGCCATGCACTTCCACGACACCTACGGCCAGGCGCTCGCCAACACCCACTCGGCGCTGGAGGCGGGCATCACCACCTTCGACGCGAGCGCCGGCGGCCTCGGCGGCTGCCCCTACGCGAAGTCGGCGACCGGCAACCTCGCCACCGAGGACCTGGTCTGGATGCTCACCGGTCTCGGGATCGAGCACGGGGTCGACCTCGACGCGGTCGTCGCGACCAGCGTCTGGATGGCCGGCGAGCTCGGCCGGCCGAGCCCCAGCGCCGTCGTGCGCGCCCTCGGCTCCGCCTGA
- the aat gene encoding leucyl/phenylalanyl-tRNA--protein transferase, with protein sequence MPLAPDPTPWAFPHHTTWDPDDDLVALGADLEAGTLLTAYALGLFPMPVTLEREELGWFSPVERGVLPVGGMKVSRSLRRAARTFEIRVDTAFDEVVAGCGSPDRPDGWITPDFARAYGRLHRLGWAHSVEAWRDGRLAGGLYGVCIGGLFAGESMFHRERDASKVALLGLVELLGDEHADERVLDVQWQTPHLATLGVVRRPRAEYLESLAVALRLPPPARLGMDD encoded by the coding sequence GTGCCCCTCGCCCCCGATCCGACGCCGTGGGCGTTCCCGCACCACACGACGTGGGACCCCGACGACGACCTGGTCGCGCTCGGCGCGGACCTGGAGGCCGGCACGCTGCTCACCGCCTACGCCCTGGGCCTGTTCCCGATGCCGGTGACGCTCGAGCGCGAGGAGCTGGGCTGGTTCTCGCCGGTCGAGCGCGGTGTGCTGCCCGTCGGGGGGATGAAGGTGTCGCGCTCGCTGCGCCGGGCCGCGCGGACCTTCGAGATCCGGGTCGACACCGCCTTCGACGAGGTCGTCGCCGGGTGCGGCAGCCCGGACCGCCCGGACGGCTGGATCACCCCGGACTTCGCCCGGGCGTACGGGCGCCTGCACCGGCTCGGCTGGGCCCACTCGGTCGAGGCCTGGCGCGACGGCCGGCTCGCCGGGGGCCTGTACGGCGTGTGCATCGGCGGCCTGTTCGCCGGGGAGTCGATGTTCCACCGCGAGCGCGACGCCTCCAAGGTCGCCCTGCTCGGCCTCGTCGAGCTGCTGGGCGACGAGCACGCCGACGAGCGGGTGCTCGACGTGCAGTGGCAGACCCCGCACCTGGCCACGCTCGGCGTGGTGCGGCGGCCGCGCGCGGAGTACCTCGAGTCCCTCGCGGTGGCGCTCCGGCTGCCGCCGCCGGCCCGGCTCGGAATGGACGATTGA